One genomic region from Arthrobacter sp. FB24 encodes:
- a CDS encoding 1-phosphofructokinase family hexose kinase — protein MIVTLTANPSLDRTVALPSPLLRGEVQRAISVSQESGGKGVNVSRALVASGLETVAVLPGGDSDPVLAGLRDSGVPFAALAIHEPLRTNVALTEPDGVTTKINEPGPVLSEEQQEALIGLLLERSRGASWVVLAGSLPPGVPADFYATVTRRLRSTHAGNGTPQSTPRIAVDSSGAPLAAALSGGASGMPDLLKPNAEELAELAAAAGFATASTADELEADPEAAAAAAAAVVRSGVGAVLATLGSKGAVLVTSDGAWLATHPPVKAVSTVGAGDSSLAGYLLASSLGAAPADCLRQAVAHGAAAASLPGSTVPAVHQTTPDAVTITALRKD, from the coding sequence ATGATTGTCACCCTCACCGCCAACCCCAGCCTCGACCGCACCGTGGCCCTCCCCTCGCCCCTGCTGCGCGGGGAAGTGCAGCGGGCAATCTCCGTCAGCCAGGAGTCAGGCGGCAAGGGCGTCAACGTCTCCCGGGCCCTGGTTGCTTCCGGACTGGAAACCGTGGCCGTCCTGCCGGGCGGCGACTCCGATCCCGTGCTGGCGGGGCTTCGTGACAGCGGAGTCCCCTTCGCCGCCCTTGCCATCCACGAACCGCTGCGCACCAACGTGGCGTTGACGGAACCGGACGGGGTCACCACCAAGATCAACGAACCCGGCCCGGTACTGAGCGAAGAGCAGCAGGAAGCCCTGATCGGGCTACTGCTGGAGCGTTCCCGCGGTGCCAGCTGGGTTGTCCTCGCCGGTTCGCTCCCACCCGGAGTTCCGGCGGACTTCTATGCCACCGTCACCCGGCGGCTACGCTCCACACACGCCGGCAACGGCACCCCACAGTCGACACCGCGCATCGCCGTCGACTCGTCCGGCGCTCCCCTCGCCGCCGCCCTCTCGGGTGGCGCGTCAGGCATGCCGGACCTCCTCAAGCCCAACGCCGAAGAACTGGCTGAACTGGCTGCCGCAGCCGGTTTCGCCACGGCGTCCACCGCTGACGAACTGGAAGCGGATCCGGAGGCTGCCGCGGCAGCCGCCGCCGCCGTCGTGCGTTCCGGTGTAGGTGCCGTGCTCGCAACGCTCGGTTCCAAGGGTGCGGTACTTGTGACGTCCGACGGCGCGTGGCTGGCCACGCACCCGCCGGTCAAAGCGGTCAGCACGGTCGGCGCGGGAGATTCCTCCCTTGCCGGCTACCTGCTCGCCTCCAGCCTGGGCGCCGCCCCGGCCGACTGCCTCCGTCAGGCGGTGGCACATGGTGCCGCTGCCGCCTCCCTGCCGGGCTCCACAGTTCCGGCGGTCCACCAAACCACCCCTGATGCCGTAACCATCACGGCCCTCCGGAAGGACTGA
- a CDS encoding DeoR/GlpR family DNA-binding transcription regulator, giving the protein MFAEERQQLIAGLVAESGRASVTALAERFNITTETVRRDLAALESAGTVRRVHGGAVAPDRISTTEESILERTIQRQPEKLRIAEAALAFIPQSPAGSILVDAGSTTEALADLIALRLADPSASPSAGSENELVVITHAIPIAAKLAGEPGIALHLLGGRVRGLTQAAVGQSTVDAAHRIRPDIAFIGANGIHSAFGLSTPDPEEAAVKAAFVQSARRIVVLADSSKLDAETLVQFASLKDLDTLITDSEPSPELAAALADAGVDVVVA; this is encoded by the coding sequence GTGTTCGCCGAGGAGCGCCAGCAGCTGATCGCAGGTCTAGTCGCCGAGAGCGGCCGTGCCAGCGTGACCGCCCTTGCCGAACGTTTCAACATCACCACCGAAACCGTCCGGCGCGACCTCGCCGCCCTGGAATCGGCCGGCACCGTCCGCCGGGTCCATGGCGGCGCCGTCGCCCCGGACCGCATCAGCACCACCGAGGAAAGCATCCTCGAGCGGACCATCCAGCGGCAGCCGGAGAAACTGCGCATCGCCGAAGCCGCCCTGGCTTTCATCCCGCAAAGCCCGGCCGGCAGCATCCTTGTGGACGCAGGCTCCACCACGGAAGCCCTGGCAGACCTGATCGCCCTGCGCCTGGCCGACCCCTCCGCTTCCCCGTCCGCCGGCTCGGAGAACGAACTGGTGGTCATCACCCACGCGATCCCCATCGCCGCGAAACTGGCCGGCGAGCCAGGCATCGCCCTCCACCTCCTGGGCGGCAGGGTCCGCGGCCTCACCCAGGCTGCGGTGGGGCAGTCCACTGTGGACGCAGCCCACCGGATCCGCCCGGACATCGCCTTCATCGGCGCCAACGGAATCCACTCGGCCTTCGGGCTGAGCACGCCCGATCCTGAAGAAGCCGCCGTCAAGGCTGCCTTCGTCCAATCGGCACGCCGCATTGTGGTGCTGGCCGATTCGTCCAAGCTGGATGCGGAAACGCTGGTCCAGTTCGCCTCGTTGAAAGATCTGGACACCTTGATTACAGACAGTGAACCCAGCCCGGAACTAGCAGCGGCGCTTGCTGACGCCGGCGTTGACGTGGTGGTCGCATGA
- a CDS encoding DUF6458 family protein, which yields MRIGSSIFLIAIGAILAWAITPGLIPNVDQTLIGYILMAVGVIGLIASLVLASPGRTRRVSETRSVVDPNTGERIVRNESRDGGI from the coding sequence ATGAGAATCGGTTCTTCCATTTTTCTAATCGCCATTGGTGCCATCTTGGCGTGGGCCATCACGCCTGGCCTGATCCCGAACGTGGACCAGACCCTGATTGGCTACATCCTGATGGCGGTGGGCGTGATCGGCCTGATCGCATCACTGGTCCTTGCCTCGCCGGGGCGCACCCGCCGGGTGAGTGAAACCCGGTCAGTGGTGGACCCGAACACCGGGGAGCGCATTGTCCGCAACGAGAGCCGGGACGGCGGCATCTAG
- a CDS encoding beta-ketoacyl-[acyl-carrier-protein] synthase family protein produces the protein MSEPFPAVVVTGLGAVTPVGSTAGETWDALLAGRSGIVPLDEEWSAGLPVRIAGRVTADVPSLLSTLEYKRMDRCGHLALIAAREAWSHAGRPGTDPERLAVVIGSGYGGLDTTLEQTRTLDVKGPRRVSPHTLTRIMVNGPAAWVSIDLGARGGARTPVSACASGAEAISQAADMIRSGAADVVIAGGVDSCINGLTISGFSQIRALSTRNDSPQAASRPFDRDRDGFVMAEGAGIVVLEREDHARARGAEVLGVIAGSAVTSDAVDIVAADPAMQRRVLQKAMAAAGLTGEDIGFVHAHATSTPVGDRLEAEAIGAVVGHSVPVTSTKSLTGHLLGGAGALGAIVTIQALRTGAIPGTLNLDNTDPDIHLNIVSETTRGLAAKAGISNAFGFGGHSASLVITAG, from the coding sequence ATGTCAGAACCATTCCCCGCGGTTGTAGTCACCGGCCTGGGAGCCGTGACTCCCGTCGGCTCAACTGCCGGCGAAACATGGGACGCGCTCCTGGCCGGGCGCTCCGGGATCGTACCCCTCGACGAGGAGTGGTCCGCCGGACTGCCGGTGCGCATCGCAGGACGCGTTACGGCCGATGTCCCGTCGCTGCTCTCCACCCTGGAATACAAGAGGATGGACCGCTGCGGCCACCTGGCACTCATCGCCGCCCGCGAAGCCTGGTCGCACGCCGGCCGGCCCGGGACCGACCCGGAGCGGCTCGCCGTGGTCATCGGCTCCGGCTACGGAGGACTGGACACCACCCTGGAACAGACCCGGACCCTGGACGTCAAGGGGCCGCGCAGGGTCTCCCCGCACACCCTTACCCGGATTATGGTCAACGGGCCCGCGGCCTGGGTCTCCATCGACTTGGGAGCCCGCGGCGGGGCACGGACTCCGGTCAGCGCCTGCGCCTCCGGCGCTGAGGCGATCTCGCAGGCGGCCGACATGATCCGGAGCGGCGCCGCCGACGTGGTTATCGCCGGCGGGGTGGACTCCTGCATCAACGGCCTGACCATCAGCGGGTTCTCGCAGATCAGGGCGCTCTCCACCCGCAACGACAGCCCGCAGGCGGCCTCCCGGCCCTTTGACCGGGACCGGGACGGCTTTGTGATGGCCGAGGGTGCCGGGATCGTGGTCCTGGAACGCGAAGACCACGCCCGCGCCCGCGGAGCCGAGGTGCTTGGGGTCATCGCAGGCAGCGCCGTCACCTCCGACGCCGTGGATATTGTTGCCGCGGACCCCGCCATGCAGCGCCGCGTCCTGCAGAAGGCCATGGCCGCTGCCGGCCTCACCGGAGAGGACATCGGCTTCGTGCATGCCCACGCGACCTCCACGCCGGTGGGGGACCGCCTCGAAGCGGAAGCCATCGGCGCCGTCGTCGGACATTCGGTTCCGGTTACCTCCACAAAATCCCTCACCGGGCACCTGCTGGGCGGGGCCGGCGCGCTCGGTGCAATCGTCACCATCCAGGCTCTCCGCACGGGCGCCATTCCGGGCACCCTCAACCTCGACAACACAGACCCGGACATCCACCTCAACATCGTTTCGGAGACAACCCGGGGACTCGCGGCTAAGGCTGGCATTTCCAATGCATTCGGTTTCGGCGGCCACAGCGCCTCACTGGTGATCACTGCGGGCTGA